GAAGCCTGCCGTCGACGAGGAGTGGATCACCGTCTCCGGCGGGCCGACGGGAAGCGTGCGCGCCCGCATCGTCAAGCCCGCCGGCGCGACGGACACCCTTCCCGTGATCCTCTACATCCACGGTGCCGGATGGGTGTTCGGCAACGCCCACACCCACGACCGCCTCGTGCGCGAACTGGCCGTCGGCGCCCGCGCCGCCGTGGTCTTCCCGGAGTACGACCTCTCCCCCGAGGCCCGCTACCCGGTCGCCATCGAGCAGAACTACACCGTCGCCCGCTGGATCGTCGAACAGGGCGCGGGCAAGGGTCTGGACGCCTCGCGGATCGCGGTGGCCGGGGACTCCGTGGGCGGCAACATGACCGCCGCGCTGACCCTGATGGCGAAGGAACGGGGCGACGTCCCGCTCGTGGCGCAGGTCCTGTTCTACCCGGTCACGGACGCCAATTTCGAGACGGGCTCGTACCACCAGTTCGCGACGGGCTACTTCCTGCGGCGCGACGGCATGCAGTGGTTCTGGGACCAGTACACGACCGACGAGAACCAGCGCGCCGAGATCACCGCCTCCCCGCTGCGCGCCACGACCGAGCAGCTCACCGGCCTGCCTCCGGCCCTCGTCATCACCGGCGAGGCCGACGTCCTGCGCGACGAGGGCGAGGCGTACGCCAACAAGCTGCGCGAGGCCGGCGTCCCGGTCACGGCCGTCCGCTACCAGGGCATCATCCACGACTTCGTGATGCTCGACGCCCTGCGCGAGACCCACGCCGCCGAGGCCGCCATCACGCAGGCCATCGGCACGCTGCGCTCGGCACTCAAGACCGTCTGAGACCCACGGGGAGAAACAGCACATGACCACCTCCACACCCACCGTCGTCCTCGTCCACGGCGCGTTCGCGGACGCCGCCAGCTGGTCCGGAGTCGTCGCGGAGCTGCAGAGCCACGGCATTCCCGTGGTCGCGCCACCGAACCCGTTGCGCGGCCTGGCCGTCGACGCCGCGTATGTGGCGTCCGTGGCAGCCCAGATCGACGGCCCCGTCGTCCTCGTCGGACACTCCTACGGCGGTGCGGTCATCACCGTGGCCGGTGCGGCGGACAACGTCGTCGGGCTCGTCTACGTCGCCGCCTACGTCCTCGAAGAGGGCGAGAGCCTGGGCGAACTCCAGGGACGCTTCGCCGACTCGCCGCTCGCGACCAGCCTGCAGCAGTCGACGTATCCCGTGGACGGTGCCGGGACCGCCGTCGAGGTGACCATCGAGGCGCAGGCCTTCCCCGACGTCTTCGCGGCCGACCTGCCGGCCGATGTCACCAAGGTGTTGGCCGTCGCCCAACGCCCGCTGGCCGCGGCGTCGTTCACGGAGGCCGCCTCGACCGCCGCCTGGCGGACGAAGCCCAGCTGGGCGCTCGTCGCCGGAGCGGACCGGGCGATCAACCCGGAGGTCGAGCGCTTCGGCGCGCAGCGGGCCGGCGCGACAACCGTCGAGATCGAGGGCGCCTCGCACGCCGTCGCCGTGTCTCGGCCCGTGGACGTCGCCGGCCTGATCCGGGACGCGGTCCGCGCGACGAGCTGACCGCGTAGCCACGACGGTCCCGCGGGCGCTCCTCCCCCGTGACGTCCGCGGGACCGTGCTGCGAAACTTCCTCCGTCTCTTCCTGGTCCCTCCCCCGTCGACGCTGTGTGATTGCGGTACAGGCTGCTTTGCCGAGCGATCACGCTGCCCGTGGGAGATTCCTGGTGTCCACCGTCCTGTCCACCGCACCGCTGTCCGCCGCCGAGCGGACGGCACGCTGGCACGAAGCGGTCAACCGCACCTTCGTGCCCCTCGATGTCGAACTCCTCGAACGCGAACCGTCGCCCGGATCCATCGTCAGCCACCAGCTCGGTCCCCTGCGGATCTCCACCGTCCAGGCCGGACCGCAGGTGGTGCGGCGCGACAGGCGTCTGATCGCGCGGGACAGCCGGGAGACGGTGATCCTCAGTCTGCAGAACCGCGGCACCGCGGTGAAGGAGCAGGACGGCCGCGAGTCCCGGATAGCACCGGGCGGCTTCTCCCTCAGCGATTCGTCCCGGCCGTTCAGCAAGAAGCTCGCCGACGGCTTCAGCTTCACGTCGTTCCAGTTCCCCCGCGATGAGCTGCGGGTGCGTGACGAGGATCTGCGGGCCGTGACCGCGACGTCCTTCCCCGGCGACGAGGGCACGGCGGCGCTGCTCGCGACGTACCTGGCCGGGACCGCCCGCGAGGCGGCGGCCTTCGACCACGGCGTCGGGGGCAGGGTCGCGGCCACGGCACTCGACCTGCTGGTCCTGCTCATCGACGAGCGCTGTGGACGCTTCGTTCCCGATGCGCCGGAGCATGCCGCGGCATCACTGGTCCGTGTGAAGGAGCACGTGGTGCGGAATCTGTCCGACCCAGATCTTTCGCCGTCCAGGATCGCCGAGGCGAACTTCATGTCGGTGCGGTACGTGCACAAGCTGTTCCAGCTCGACGGCACGACCGTGGGTGGATGGATGCGGGCGCAACGGCTGGAGCGGTGCCGCCGGGATCTTCTGCGGCCCCGGGCGAGGGACCTGGGCGTGGCGGCGATCGCCCACCGCTGGGGCTTCGTGAGTGCCAGCCACTTCAGCCGTGCCTTTCGCGCGGCCTATGGGATGGCCCCGCGGGACTGGCTGGCCACGGGAGGGTCG
The window above is part of the Streptomyces sp. NBC_01428 genome. Proteins encoded here:
- a CDS encoding helix-turn-helix domain-containing protein codes for the protein MSTVLSTAPLSAAERTARWHEAVNRTFVPLDVELLEREPSPGSIVSHQLGPLRISTVQAGPQVVRRDRRLIARDSRETVILSLQNRGTAVKEQDGRESRIAPGGFSLSDSSRPFSKKLADGFSFTSFQFPRDELRVRDEDLRAVTATSFPGDEGTAALLATYLAGTAREAAAFDHGVGGRVAATALDLLVLLIDERCGRFVPDAPEHAAASLVRVKEHVVRNLSDPDLSPSRIAEANFMSVRYVHKLFQLDGTTVGGWMRAQRLERCRRDLLRPRARDLGVAAIAHRWGFVSASHFSRAFRAAYGMAPRDWLATGGSEGRQTASEL
- a CDS encoding alpha/beta hydrolase, giving the protein MADDITPVLEPAAAAFAEATAQPPYLFDLAPAEGRKAVDEVQGGDIAKPAVDEEWITVSGGPTGSVRARIVKPAGATDTLPVILYIHGAGWVFGNAHTHDRLVRELAVGARAAVVFPEYDLSPEARYPVAIEQNYTVARWIVEQGAGKGLDASRIAVAGDSVGGNMTAALTLMAKERGDVPLVAQVLFYPVTDANFETGSYHQFATGYFLRRDGMQWFWDQYTTDENQRAEITASPLRATTEQLTGLPPALVITGEADVLRDEGEAYANKLREAGVPVTAVRYQGIIHDFVMLDALRETHAAEAAITQAIGTLRSALKTV
- a CDS encoding alpha/beta fold hydrolase; its protein translation is MTTSTPTVVLVHGAFADAASWSGVVAELQSHGIPVVAPPNPLRGLAVDAAYVASVAAQIDGPVVLVGHSYGGAVITVAGAADNVVGLVYVAAYVLEEGESLGELQGRFADSPLATSLQQSTYPVDGAGTAVEVTIEAQAFPDVFAADLPADVTKVLAVAQRPLAAASFTEAASTAAWRTKPSWALVAGADRAINPEVERFGAQRAGATTVEIEGASHAVAVSRPVDVAGLIRDAVRATS